In bacterium, the DNA window AAAAGAGAAGAACTGATTAAAAAGATGATAAAGATAGAAGAAAAGGAAAGGGAGAACCTGTCAATGCAGGTCCATGACCAGATGGGGCAGGACCTCAGCGGCCTGAAAATCTATCTTGACGTCATTTCAAACGCGATTGGGGGAAAATCCCCGGATATCGAAGAAAAAATACGGAAATGCAAAAACGTGCTTTCGGGGCTTATCGAGAAAAGCCATAATATAGCTGAGTTGCTCAGGCCTCCGGCATTGGATGAACTGGGGCTTGCCGATGCTCTCAGGGGCATGATATCGCAATACCGCCAGGTTTCGGGTCTGGATATCTCTTTTTCCGGAGCCGTGAGCAAGTCCGGGATAAAAGGGGAATATTCGCTTCTTATATACAGGATAATACAGGAGTGCCTTACAAATATAATCAAGCATTCGGGAGCGACGAAAGTGGATGTGTCCCTGAAAGGCGCGGGAAACGGCCTGGAGTTGACGATTAAAGATAACGGCGTCGGCTTCAAAAATTCAGGGAACGGCCCGGAAAACTCTGAATACGCCGATGACAGGTTAAAACTCGGGCTTCTCGGGGTAAAAGAAAGAGTGGAGTTTTTTCAGGGAAATTTTAAGGTGCTTTCCCTTGAAGGAAACGGAACGACAATAACAGTTGAACTGCCTTTGGAGCGGGATTATGGCGCACACGATAATAATAGCCGATGACCATGATATTATCAGGGAAGGGATAAAGAATATCTTAAGGGATGAAACCGCCTATAAAATCGTGGGCGAGGCTTCAGACGGAAAAAGCGTTATAGATAAGGTAAAAACGGCTAAGCCCGATATCCTGTTGCTTGATATTTCCATGCCGGAGATGAGCGGGCTTGAAGCGATTAGGGCTGTCCACCTGTCATCGCCTGAAACAAAAATACTGATAATAAGCGTCCATAAGTCCAACGCTTATATAATGAAAGCCCTTGAATCGGGGGTTATGGGATATTTGCAGAAGGAGAATGCCGGAGAGGAGTTAATCCCGGCCCTGGGAAAAATAGCGAAAGGCCGGATTTATCTCAGTTCATCAATATCATCTTTCCTGGTTGATAAAGCCGTGAGCAGGGATAAAAAACCTTCGGAATCCGGAGATGTTTTATCTTCAAGAGAAAAAGATGTGATACGGCTTGTCGCGGAAGGAAAGACCGCGAAAGAAATATCTTCTCTGTTGTGCATCAGCCGGAGAACAGTGGAAAACTACAAGAATAATATTTTAAAAAAACTGGACCTTCATAAGACCGGCGACCTTATTAAATACGCCATAAAGCACAATATTGTCGATCTGGAAAATTTTTGATTAGAGTAATTTGCGCAGGAAAGAAGAGTGTTTTTACCGGTAGTTATCGTTAAGGCACTTATGTTATATTGGATATGAGGCCAAATAGATGAAGATAATGTTGCGCGAAATTATAATGTGCATTTTTGTCTTTTCTTTATGTACTGTCTTTTCTCCCTG includes these proteins:
- a CDS encoding sensor histidine kinase, translated to MTSDWKLACGFIALLLLIPLIGLTGIYQISSFSKQLDNLGRKHFPMQKAALEIRMQTSMYAMYLRNYVFWKSFKYLEAARKSVTAEDINSVKEKSRRQVEYFGSLSSDAAQKDFVLQMSVLQKNLFEIGDQIMESADRMDGAESSGEKEEGRNSVNKLMMVFETRLFAVDDFIESEVQSYNLRVVEEELEYAREAKRKAYTLLGWSILFSVLIGGQTAVVVYNSRKNDRLKREELIKKMIKIEEKERENLSMQVHDQMGQDLSGLKIYLDVISNAIGGKSPDIEEKIRKCKNVLSGLIEKSHNIAELLRPPALDELGLADALRGMISQYRQVSGLDISFSGAVSKSGIKGEYSLLIYRIIQECLTNIIKHSGATKVDVSLKGAGNGLELTIKDNGVGFKNSGNGPENSEYADDRLKLGLLGVKERVEFFQGNFKVLSLEGNGTTITVELPLERDYGAHDNNSR
- a CDS encoding response regulator transcription factor, with amino-acid sequence MAHTIIIADDHDIIREGIKNILRDETAYKIVGEASDGKSVIDKVKTAKPDILLLDISMPEMSGLEAIRAVHLSSPETKILIISVHKSNAYIMKALESGVMGYLQKENAGEELIPALGKIAKGRIYLSSSISSFLVDKAVSRDKKPSESGDVLSSREKDVIRLVAEGKTAKEISSLLCISRRTVENYKNNILKKLDLHKTGDLIKYAIKHNIVDLENF